A stretch of the Oncorhynchus clarkii lewisi isolate Uvic-CL-2024 chromosome 9, UVic_Ocla_1.0, whole genome shotgun sequence genome encodes the following:
- the LOC139416751 gene encoding prefoldin subunit 4-like, whose protein sequence is MAATVKKTVAVEDVNVTFEDQKKINTFARNTNRMTEFKDEIEGKKKSLQNLQDASDDLMMAEDDTLLVPYQIGDVFISHTQEETQEMLEAAKELLQQEIKDLEGKVSKIQHLLGDLKVQLYAKFGNNINLEADES, encoded by the exons ATGGCGGCTACCGTGAAGAAGACAGTT GCAGTCGAAGATGTCAATGTCACATTTGAAGACCAGAAGAAGATTAATACATTTGCCAGAAACACAAATCGAATGACAGAATTTAAAGATGAAATAGAAGGAAAAAAG AAATCTCTACAGAATCTGCAGGATGCCAGTGATGACCTGATGATGGCTGAGGATGACACTCTGCTCGTCCCGTATCAGATTGGAGACGTCTTCATCAGTCACACCCAGGAAGAGACCCAAGAGATGTTGGAAGCTGCAAAG GAACTACTGCAGCAGGAGATTAAAGACCTAGAAGGGAAGGTGTCAAAGATACAACATTTGTTGGGTGATCTGAAGGTCCAGCTCTATGCCAAGTTTGGGAACAACATCAACCTGGAAGCAGATGAAAGCTAA